A genome region from Chloroherpetonaceae bacterium includes the following:
- a CDS encoding BrxA/BrxB family bacilliredoxin produces the protein MFSILEREQMIQAMRDELTRAGVRELRTAEEVRAALTTAKGVSVVFVNSVCGCAAGKARPGFVMSLQNEIVPDNLFTVFAGQDKEATEEARKFFTNQPPSSPSIAFLKDGQFMGIIHRHQIEARSAEMIAMELKNIYNKYCTKRNEAAAV, from the coding sequence ATGTTCAGCATTCTTGAACGCGAGCAAATGATTCAAGCAATGCGTGATGAGCTAACGCGGGCAGGTGTGAGAGAACTGCGCACGGCCGAAGAAGTGCGAGCGGCTCTGACAACGGCAAAGGGAGTCTCGGTGGTCTTCGTCAATTCAGTCTGTGGGTGTGCAGCAGGCAAGGCACGTCCGGGCTTTGTGATGTCGCTGCAGAACGAGATTGTCCCCGATAACCTCTTCACTGTCTTTGCGGGGCAAGATAAGGAAGCCACCGAAGAAGCACGCAAGTTCTTTACCAACCAACCACCATCATCGCCTTCCATCGCTTTCCTGAAAGATGGGCAGTTTATGGGCATCATTCATCGGCATCAGATTGAAGCGCGCTCAGCCGAAATGATTGCAATGGAGCTGAAAAACATCTACAACAAATACTGCACGAAAAGAAACGAAGCTGCAGCTGTCTGA